In Nocardioides dokdonensis FR1436, the following are encoded in one genomic region:
- a CDS encoding DUF6318 family protein — protein MRRHLAYAAALLLALTACSGDDPEPKVADPTPSASPSPSESAAPAKEEWEKKTDDGAVAFVEHWVDVFNKARSGGDTEELSRLSSPDCETCSNFMKLIDQIYGAGGSVETKGWRVAQFGEPLNSPAAESVLPISVDQAPQILRKTADSKPQRNSGGRAGFIAFIAWNSGRWQMTRLDITE, from the coding sequence ATGAGACGACACCTCGCGTACGCCGCCGCGCTGCTCCTCGCCCTCACCGCCTGCAGCGGTGACGACCCGGAGCCGAAGGTCGCCGACCCCACCCCCTCCGCCAGTCCATCGCCCAGCGAGAGCGCTGCGCCGGCCAAGGAGGAGTGGGAGAAGAAGACCGACGACGGGGCGGTGGCTTTCGTCGAGCACTGGGTGGACGTTTTCAACAAGGCCAGATCAGGTGGGGACACAGAGGAACTCAGCCGCCTCAGTAGCCCTGATTGCGAAACGTGCTCCAATTTTATGAAGCTTATCGACCAGATCTACGGAGCCGGAGGGTCAGTCGAAACTAAAGGCTGGCGGGTTGCACAATTCGGCGAACCTCTCAACAGCCCGGCCGCCGAGTCCGTCCTACCGATTAGCGTCGATCAAGCTCCACAAATCCTGCGCAAAACCGCCGACAGCAAGCCGCAACGAAATAGCGGTGGACGAGCAGGCTTCATCGCCTTTATCGCGTGGAACTCAGGACGGTGGCAGATGACTCGGTTGGACATCACCGAATGA
- a CDS encoding HNH endonuclease signature motif containing protein: MTLLQHPTADRADAPATGVRASSSASPDTAGSWAGVLAGVLAAREAMATARTTRLEATPEDDLAPLLQQLSALEAEAAALTGQVLAEAERRHVADHAAATGTDAWAAALTGETREVHAGGVRIAALLGEKYHHARTAYATGAITTRQVRIIVNAAEQAPLETTPEQLAVAEEILVGKATGIGTRSGRPMNAKRLRQAARRMLEVIDRDLADRHEAIMLGRESRRAKHETYLALHDNGDGTYSGKFTIPELHGSLLRTALETLSAPRRLNKARTGPDGEHISGHDRSAPTGEGHGLSGWELAGHALCELIEHLPTDGWTGANAITLLVTMTADDLTRDLAATGDLDPTTWPDWKGPAESGTAKLDTGTRTAAGDLRRLACEAGLVPAILNSESAPLDLGRTRRLHTHHQRKALALTHDTCAIDTCQRPFAWTEIHHLIPWSHHGDTDLDLAIPLCSWHHHRTHDPTWQLRHHPDRGWELTRRRRAPR; encoded by the coding sequence ATGACGCTGCTCCAGCACCCCACCGCCGACCGGGCCGACGCCCCGGCGACCGGGGTGCGTGCGAGCAGTAGTGCGAGCCCTGACACGGCCGGGAGCTGGGCCGGCGTGCTGGCCGGGGTGCTGGCCGCCCGGGAGGCCATGGCCACCGCCCGGACCACGCGCCTGGAAGCCACACCTGAGGACGACCTCGCACCCCTGCTGCAACAGCTCTCCGCCCTCGAGGCCGAAGCCGCCGCACTCACCGGCCAGGTCCTCGCCGAGGCCGAACGACGCCACGTCGCCGACCACGCCGCCGCCACCGGCACCGACGCCTGGGCCGCCGCCCTGACCGGGGAGACCCGCGAGGTGCACGCCGGCGGGGTCCGCATCGCCGCCCTGCTCGGCGAGAAGTACCACCACGCCCGCACCGCCTACGCCACCGGCGCCATCACCACCCGCCAGGTCCGCATCATCGTCAACGCCGCCGAACAGGCGCCCCTCGAGACCACTCCTGAGCAGCTCGCCGTCGCCGAGGAGATCCTCGTGGGCAAGGCCACCGGCATCGGCACCCGATCAGGGCGCCCGATGAACGCCAAACGACTGCGCCAAGCAGCCCGCCGGATGCTCGAGGTCATCGACCGCGACCTCGCCGACCGCCACGAAGCCATCATGCTCGGACGCGAATCCCGCCGCGCCAAGCACGAGACCTACCTCGCCCTGCACGACAACGGCGACGGCACCTACTCCGGCAAGTTCACGATCCCCGAGCTCCACGGCTCCCTGCTGCGCACCGCCCTCGAGACCCTCTCCGCACCCCGACGACTCAACAAGGCCCGCACCGGCCCCGACGGGGAACACATCTCCGGCCACGACCGCTCCGCCCCCACCGGAGAAGGCCACGGCCTCTCCGGCTGGGAGCTCGCAGGCCACGCCCTGTGCGAGCTCATCGAGCACCTGCCCACCGACGGCTGGACCGGCGCCAACGCCATCACCCTCCTGGTCACCATGACCGCCGACGACCTCACCCGCGACCTCGCCGCCACCGGCGACCTCGACCCCACCACCTGGCCCGACTGGAAAGGCCCAGCCGAGAGCGGCACCGCGAAGCTCGACACCGGCACCCGCACCGCCGCCGGCGACCTGCGCCGCCTCGCCTGCGAAGCAGGACTCGTCCCCGCCATCCTCAACTCGGAGTCAGCGCCACTCGACCTCGGCCGCACCCGACGACTGCACACCCACCACCAACGAAAAGCACTCGCCCTGACCCACGACACCTGCGCCATCGACACCTGCCAGAGACCCTTCGCCTGGACCGAGATCCACCACCTCATCCCCTGGTCCCACCACGGCGACACCGACCTCGACCTCGCCATCCCCCTCTGCTCCTGGCACCACCACCGCACCCACGACCCCACCTGGCAGCTACGACACCACCCCGACCGCGGCTGGGAACTCACCCGCCGGCGCCGAGCCCCGCGCTGA
- a CDS encoding YihY/virulence factor BrkB family protein, with translation MSGTAQVADRPVDPDHPAKPDSPDDLTGRSWKYVLRKTAREFGKDQCTDLAAALTYYAVLALFPGLLALMSLVGLLGQGQESARTVLGIMRDVGITSVADTLEPTLVDLSRSSGAGLALVVGLAAALWSASGYVNSFGRAMNRIHEVDEGRPVWKLRPVMLLITLVLVLLAASVLVALVLTGPAAEAVGSAIGLGDTAVLVWSIAKWPVLVAVVVLMVAILFHSTPNVQQPKFRWISVGAALAILVWALASVAFGFYVGNFSSYDKTYGSLAGVIVFLLWLWLTNLALLFGAELDSELERARELQAGLPAEEQLQLPPRDTRNIEKAQDKHEEDVAVGRALRESHGREDDPDEVGDSDPKGRSSTPTTKETR, from the coding sequence ATGAGCGGGACCGCCCAGGTCGCCGACCGCCCGGTCGATCCCGACCATCCCGCGAAGCCCGACTCGCCCGACGACCTCACCGGCCGGTCGTGGAAGTACGTGCTGCGCAAGACCGCACGTGAGTTCGGCAAGGACCAGTGCACCGACCTCGCCGCCGCGCTGACCTACTACGCGGTGCTGGCGCTCTTCCCGGGGCTGCTGGCGCTGATGAGCCTGGTGGGCCTGCTCGGTCAGGGCCAGGAGTCGGCGCGCACGGTCCTCGGGATCATGCGTGACGTCGGCATCACCTCGGTCGCCGACACCCTCGAGCCCACGCTGGTCGACCTCAGCCGCAGCAGCGGCGCTGGGCTCGCGCTGGTCGTCGGGCTCGCGGCCGCGCTCTGGTCGGCCAGCGGGTACGTCAACTCGTTCGGCCGCGCCATGAACCGCATCCACGAGGTCGACGAGGGCAGGCCGGTCTGGAAGCTCCGGCCGGTGATGCTGCTGATCACCCTGGTCCTGGTCCTGCTGGCCGCCTCGGTGCTGGTGGCGCTGGTGCTGACCGGTCCCGCGGCCGAGGCCGTCGGCTCGGCGATCGGGCTGGGGGACACCGCCGTCCTGGTGTGGAGCATCGCCAAGTGGCCGGTGCTGGTCGCGGTCGTCGTGCTGATGGTGGCGATCCTCTTCCACAGCACGCCCAACGTGCAGCAGCCGAAGTTCCGCTGGATCTCGGTGGGGGCGGCGCTGGCGATCCTGGTGTGGGCGCTGGCCTCGGTGGCGTTCGGGTTCTACGTCGGCAACTTCTCCAGCTACGACAAGACCTACGGCTCGCTGGCCGGCGTCATCGTCTTCCTGCTGTGGCTGTGGCTGACCAACCTGGCGCTCCTCTTCGGCGCCGAGCTCGACTCCGAGCTCGAGCGGGCCCGCGAGCTGCAGGCGGGGCTGCCCGCCGAGGAGCAGCTGCAGCTGCCGCCGCGCGACACCCGCAACATCGAGAAGGCCCAGGACAAGCACGAGGAGGACGTGGCCGTGGGGCGGGCCCTGCGTGAGAGCCACGGCCGCGAGGACGACCCCGACGAGGTGGGTGACTCCGACCCAAAAGGCCGCAGCAGCACCCCGACGACGAAGGAGACCCGATGA
- a CDS encoding MoaD/ThiS family protein, whose product MSENQVVHVHYWAGAKHAAGTGSDTLEVSGPLPLSDVVRRAVALHPGTDLERVLGICSVLVGEEPVGTRDPDAVVVRPGSVVEFLPPFAGG is encoded by the coding sequence GTGAGCGAGAACCAGGTGGTGCACGTGCACTACTGGGCAGGGGCCAAGCACGCGGCCGGCACGGGCTCCGACACCCTCGAGGTGAGCGGTCCGCTGCCCCTGAGCGACGTCGTACGCCGCGCGGTCGCGCTGCACCCCGGCACCGACCTGGAGCGGGTGCTGGGCATCTGCTCGGTGCTGGTGGGCGAGGAGCCCGTCGGCACCCGCGACCCGGACGCGGTGGTCGTGCGGCCCGGCTCGGTGGTGGAGTTCCTGCCGCCCTTCGCGGGCGGCTGA
- a CDS encoding DUF4395 domain-containing protein has translation MSSTLAQHTPATTARATSAPAATAAPRTGIDPRGPQFAAGATALVLIAVLGLPPTAALALTAVQAALFALGAARGVQKTPHAWAFRRFIRPRLAAPTELEDPAPPRFAQSVGLLFTVVALVGYAAGLTVLAQVAIGFALVAATLNAVFRFCLGCELFLLVKRATA, from the coding sequence ATGTCCAGCACGCTCGCCCAGCACACCCCGGCCACCACCGCCCGCGCGACCAGCGCGCCGGCCGCCACCGCCGCTCCCCGCACCGGCATCGACCCGCGCGGCCCGCAGTTCGCCGCCGGCGCCACCGCCCTGGTGCTCATCGCCGTCCTCGGCCTGCCGCCCACCGCGGCGCTGGCCCTGACCGCCGTCCAGGCCGCTCTCTTCGCGCTCGGCGCCGCCCGCGGCGTACAGAAGACGCCGCACGCGTGGGCCTTCCGCCGCTTCATCCGGCCCCGGCTCGCCGCGCCGACCGAGCTCGAGGACCCGGCCCCGCCGCGCTTCGCGCAGAGCGTCGGGCTCCTCTTCACCGTCGTCGCCCTCGTCGGGTACGCCGCCGGCCTCACCGTCCTGGCCCAGGTCGCGATCGGCTTCGCGCTGGTCGCCGCCACCCTCAACGCCGTCTTCCGCTTCTGCCTGGGCTGCGAGCTGTTCCTGCTGGTCAAGCGCGCCACCGCCTGA
- a CDS encoding DUF1416 domain-containing protein, protein MCGATEGGLSLDGVNVAKEAVVQGQVLRDGEPVASAYVRLLDRTGEFTAEVPTSATGHFRFFASDGEWTLRTLAPKADPVDRKVVAKVGQVAEVAISV, encoded by the coding sequence ATGTGCGGCGCCACTGAGGGCGGGCTCTCGCTCGACGGCGTGAACGTGGCCAAGGAGGCCGTGGTGCAGGGCCAGGTGCTGCGCGACGGTGAGCCGGTGGCCAGCGCCTACGTGCGCCTGCTCGACCGCACCGGCGAGTTCACCGCCGAGGTCCCCACCTCCGCCACCGGGCACTTCCGGTTCTTCGCCAGCGACGGCGAGTGGACGCTGCGCACCCTGGCCCCCAAGGCCGACCCGGTCGACCGCAAGGTCGTCGCCAAGGTCGGTCAGGTCGCCGAGGTCGCGATCAGCGTCTGA
- the mshD gene encoding mycothiol synthase: protein MDSLQDARHIERVAALSEAADAAAPLDEATLMALRDPERFRSWVDGDAVALLVDDQLSLVVAPEARGTGLGRSLLKRLLDELGSGAALDAWSHADHPAARRLAEQNGFERVRELWVMRRRTSLALPPLRPPAGVRIRAYTDADADDVLRVNAAAFAAHPEQGAMDAANLAERMGESWFDPEGLLLAVEATPDGDGRLLAFHWTKQHSRSLGEVYVVGVDPDAQGAGLGRLVTLAGLHHLADLGVSEVLLYVESDNAAAIRVYRDKLGFSHAAEDTHVMYRRSL, encoded by the coding sequence ATGGACTCCCTGCAGGACGCCCGCCATATCGAACGGGTGGCCGCGCTCTCGGAGGCCGCTGACGCTGCGGCCCCCCTCGACGAGGCCACACTCATGGCGCTGCGCGACCCGGAGCGGTTCCGCTCCTGGGTCGACGGTGACGCCGTCGCGCTGCTCGTCGACGACCAGCTCTCCCTCGTCGTGGCCCCCGAGGCCCGCGGCACGGGCCTGGGCCGCTCGCTGCTCAAGCGGCTCCTCGACGAGCTGGGCTCCGGCGCCGCGCTCGACGCGTGGTCGCACGCCGACCACCCCGCCGCCCGGCGCCTGGCCGAGCAGAACGGCTTCGAGCGGGTGCGCGAGCTGTGGGTGATGCGGCGGCGTACGTCGCTGGCGCTGCCGCCGCTGCGCCCGCCGGCCGGCGTGCGCATCCGCGCCTACACCGACGCCGACGCCGACGACGTGCTGCGCGTCAACGCCGCCGCCTTCGCCGCCCACCCCGAGCAGGGCGCGATGGACGCCGCCAACCTGGCCGAGCGGATGGGCGAGTCGTGGTTCGACCCGGAGGGGCTGCTGCTCGCCGTCGAGGCCACCCCCGACGGCGACGGGCGGCTGCTCGCCTTCCACTGGACCAAGCAGCACTCGCGCTCGCTGGGTGAGGTGTACGTCGTCGGGGTCGATCCCGACGCCCAGGGCGCCGGCCTCGGCCGCCTCGTCACGCTCGCCGGCCTGCACCACCTCGCCGACCTCGGCGTCTCCGAGGTGCTGCTCTACGTGGAGTCCGACAACGCAGCGGCGATCCGCGTCTACCGCGACAAGCTGGGGTTCTCGCACGCCGCCGAGGACACGCACGTCATGTACCGCCGGTCGCTCTGA
- a CDS encoding sulfurtransferase yields MTRETSLVTTQWVEEHAHDADVVLIEVDEDTTAYDKGHIAGAIKLDWTTDLQDQVRRDFVNKQQFETLLSEKGVGNDHTVVLYGGNNNWFAAYAYWYFTLYGHSDVKLMDGGRKKWELDSRPLTDEVPTREKTSYVAQEQDRSIRAFRDDAIAAIGVQNLIDVRSPDEYAGRLLAPAHLPQEQSQRAGHVPTSLNVPWSKNCNDDGTFKSDEDLKKLYADVGIDDSKDTIALCRIGERSSLTWFVLKELLGHQNVKNYDGSWTEYGSLVGVPISLGDEPGSAEGDS; encoded by the coding sequence ATGACCCGCGAGACCAGCCTCGTCACCACCCAGTGGGTGGAGGAGCACGCCCACGACGCCGACGTCGTCCTCATCGAGGTCGACGAGGACACCACCGCCTACGACAAGGGCCACATCGCCGGCGCGATCAAGCTCGACTGGACCACCGACCTGCAGGACCAGGTGCGCCGCGACTTCGTCAACAAGCAGCAGTTCGAGACGCTGCTCAGCGAGAAGGGCGTCGGCAACGACCACACCGTGGTCCTCTACGGCGGCAACAACAACTGGTTCGCCGCCTACGCCTACTGGTACTTCACGCTCTACGGCCACAGCGACGTCAAGCTCATGGACGGCGGCCGCAAGAAGTGGGAGCTCGACTCGCGCCCGCTGACCGACGAGGTGCCGACCCGCGAGAAGACGTCGTACGTCGCGCAGGAGCAGGACCGCTCGATCCGCGCCTTCCGCGACGACGCGATCGCCGCGATCGGCGTGCAGAACCTGATCGACGTGCGCAGCCCCGACGAGTACGCCGGGCGCCTGCTCGCCCCCGCCCACCTGCCGCAGGAGCAGTCGCAGCGCGCCGGGCACGTGCCGACCTCGCTGAACGTGCCGTGGAGCAAGAACTGCAACGACGACGGCACCTTCAAGTCCGACGAGGACCTGAAGAAGCTCTACGCCGACGTCGGCATCGACGACTCCAAGGACACCATCGCGCTGTGCCGCATCGGGGAGCGCTCGTCGCTGACCTGGTTCGTGCTCAAGGAGCTCCTCGGCCACCAGAACGTGAAGAACTACGACGGCTCCTGGACCGAGTACGGCTCCCTGGTCGGCGTCCCGATCTCGCTCGGCGACGAGCCCGGGTCGGCCGAGGGTGACTCCTGA
- a CDS encoding response regulator transcription factor codes for MSTILLLTNALQSSAEVLPGLGLLGHHVRILPSTGSALLEAADLDLVLVDGRQDLAHARDLCRLIRTTGSDQPVLLVVTEGGLSVVGHDWGMDDVVLHTSGPAELEARIRISIGRLSARRDADDPESHLIRSGGVVVDDESYTARIGKRPLDLTFKEFELLKHLAQHPGRVFNRQQLLQEVWGYDYFGGTRTVDVHVRRLRAKLGPENETLIGTVRNVGYRFVVPAKDARAEADARTVATSS; via the coding sequence GTGAGCACCATCCTGCTGCTGACCAACGCCCTGCAGTCCTCTGCCGAGGTGCTGCCCGGCCTGGGCCTGCTCGGTCATCACGTCCGCATCCTGCCCTCCACCGGCAGCGCACTGCTCGAGGCCGCCGACCTCGACCTGGTGCTCGTCGACGGCCGCCAGGACCTCGCCCACGCCCGCGACCTGTGCCGGCTCATCCGCACCACCGGCAGCGACCAGCCCGTCCTGCTCGTGGTCACCGAGGGCGGGCTCTCGGTCGTCGGCCACGACTGGGGCATGGACGACGTCGTCCTGCACACCAGCGGGCCCGCCGAGCTCGAGGCGCGGATCCGGATCTCGATCGGGCGTCTGAGCGCCCGTCGCGACGCCGACGACCCCGAGTCGCACCTGATCCGCTCCGGCGGCGTGGTGGTCGACGACGAGAGCTACACCGCGCGCATCGGCAAGCGTCCGCTCGACCTGACCTTCAAGGAGTTCGAGCTCCTCAAGCACCTCGCCCAGCACCCCGGGCGCGTCTTCAACCGCCAGCAGCTGCTCCAGGAGGTGTGGGGCTACGACTACTTCGGCGGCACCCGCACCGTCGACGTCCACGTGCGGCGCCTGCGCGCCAAGCTCGGCCCCGAGAACGAGACCCTCATCGGCACCGTGCGCAACGTCGGCTACCGCTTCGTGGTGCCGGCCAAGGACGCGCGCGCCGAGGCGGACGCCCGGACCGTGGCCACCAGCAGCTGA
- a CDS encoding thioredoxin family protein has product MPTGLWIALAAVVIALAFGAYRAATDGRFRGTHALSASGPDVEGAARPVADDAASVPGTPTAWDEVLASLPEAGLGERATFVQFSSAFCAPCRATRRTLGEVAELVPGVTHLEIDAELHLDLVRRLDVLRTPTTLILDAAGREVTRASGAPRKETVLATLDSVVAD; this is encoded by the coding sequence GTGCCCACCGGACTGTGGATCGCCCTTGCGGCGGTCGTGATCGCCCTCGCCTTCGGCGCCTACCGCGCCGCGACCGACGGGCGCTTCCGCGGCACCCACGCCCTGAGCGCCTCCGGTCCGGACGTCGAGGGCGCGGCTCGCCCGGTGGCGGACGACGCTGCTTCGGTGCCGGGGACGCCCACCGCGTGGGACGAGGTGCTCGCCTCGCTGCCCGAGGCGGGGCTGGGGGAGCGGGCCACGTTCGTGCAGTTCTCCTCGGCCTTCTGTGCCCCCTGCCGCGCGACTCGACGCACGCTCGGCGAGGTCGCCGAGCTGGTGCCCGGCGTGACGCACCTGGAGATCGACGCCGAGCTGCACCTCGACCTCGTACGCCGCCTCGACGTGCTGCGCACCCCCACCACGCTGATCCTCGACGCGGCCGGCCGCGAGGTCACCCGCGCCTCGGGAGCGCCGCGCAAGGAGACCGTGCTGGCGACGCTGGACTCGGTCGTCGCTGACTGA
- a CDS encoding GDP-mannose 4,6-dehydratase — MDPITPTDPQPIPATASGRRTALVTGVAGQDGVYLARHLLSLGYHVVGTLRPGSRWAPSTLGRAYAYLDGVELVDLDQRDHEGWAAVLEGLQPHEIYNLAGFSSVGASWGHAEVVAETNGLAVLRMLEELVAFRDRHGWSPRFFQPSSSEMFGISDQQPQTENTPHHPRSPYAASKSFAHHLTVNYRESYGLFTATGTLYNHESPLRGGQFVTRKITRSVAEIALGRRDEVVLGNLDVRRDWGFAGDYAVAMHRMLQLDEPQDFIVATGTSRPLSAVLDVAFAAAGLGSSEGYLRQDPAFMRPADVVDLVGDPTKAREQLGWTPSVTFEQVIEHMVRVDTARLATGVEDSVDYLLP, encoded by the coding sequence ATGGACCCCATCACCCCCACCGATCCCCAGCCGATCCCCGCAACCGCGAGCGGGCGGCGTACGGCGTTGGTGACGGGGGTGGCCGGCCAGGACGGGGTCTACCTGGCCCGGCACCTGCTCTCCCTGGGCTACCACGTGGTCGGGACGTTGCGCCCGGGCAGCCGGTGGGCGCCCTCGACGCTGGGGCGCGCATACGCCTACCTCGACGGGGTGGAGCTGGTGGACCTCGACCAGCGCGACCACGAGGGCTGGGCGGCGGTGCTCGAGGGGCTGCAACCGCACGAGATCTACAACCTGGCCGGCTTCTCGTCGGTGGGTGCGTCGTGGGGGCACGCCGAGGTGGTCGCGGAGACCAACGGGCTGGCGGTGCTGCGGATGCTCGAGGAGCTCGTCGCGTTCCGCGACCGGCACGGCTGGTCGCCGCGGTTCTTCCAGCCGTCGAGCTCGGAGATGTTCGGCATCTCCGACCAGCAGCCCCAGACCGAGAACACCCCGCACCACCCGCGCTCGCCGTACGCCGCGAGCAAGTCCTTCGCGCACCACCTGACCGTGAACTACCGCGAGTCGTACGGGCTGTTCACGGCCACCGGCACGCTCTACAACCACGAGAGCCCGCTGCGTGGCGGCCAGTTCGTGACCCGCAAGATCACGCGCTCGGTCGCCGAGATCGCGCTCGGTCGGCGCGACGAGGTGGTGCTGGGCAACCTCGACGTACGGCGCGACTGGGGGTTCGCCGGTGACTACGCGGTGGCGATGCACCGGATGCTGCAGCTCGACGAGCCGCAGGACTTCATCGTCGCCACCGGCACCTCCCGGCCGCTCTCGGCGGTTCTCGACGTGGCGTTCGCGGCGGCGGGGCTGGGCTCGAGCGAGGGGTACCTGCGCCAGGACCCCGCCTTCATGCGCCCCGCCGACGTCGTCGACCTCGTCGGGGACCCGACCAAGGCGCGCGAGCAGCTGGGGTGGACGCCCTCGGTCACCTTCGAGCAGGTCATCGAGCACATGGTCCGCGTCGACACCGCCCGCCTCGCGACCGGCGTCGAGGACTCGGTCGACTACCTGCTGCCCTAG
- a CDS encoding MerR family transcriptional regulator, whose amino-acid sequence MFAISVAADMVRMEVQNLRVYERRGLLTPERTGGGTRLYSEADIEVLHRIRQLLAEGLNLAGIARVLVLEEEVRRLREGVVPPD is encoded by the coding sequence GTGTTCGCGATCTCGGTGGCGGCCGACATGGTGCGCATGGAGGTGCAGAACCTGCGCGTCTACGAAAGGCGCGGCCTGCTCACCCCGGAGCGCACCGGCGGCGGCACTCGGCTCTACAGCGAGGCCGACATCGAGGTCCTGCACCGCATCCGCCAGCTGCTCGCCGAGGGCTTGAACCTGGCCGGTATCGCCCGGGTCCTGGTGCTCGAGGAGGAGGTCCGACGGCTGCGCGAAGGTGTCGTGCCACCCGACTGA
- a CDS encoding HU family DNA-binding protein gives MKENCMNKGELRETVAKETGLTGADAERAVDAALSAIVSAVAKGERVSIAGFGTFEPRERSAREGRNPQTGETMQIAATTVPGFKAAAAFKKAVAG, from the coding sequence ATGAAGGAGAACTGCATGAACAAGGGAGAGCTTCGCGAGACCGTGGCCAAGGAGACCGGCCTGACCGGTGCCGACGCTGAGCGCGCCGTGGACGCCGCTCTGTCGGCGATCGTGTCGGCTGTGGCCAAGGGCGAGCGCGTGAGCATCGCCGGTTTCGGCACCTTCGAGCCCCGCGAGCGTTCGGCGCGTGAGGGTCGCAACCCGCAGACCGGCGAGACCATGCAGATCGCCGCGACGACCGTCCCCGGCTTCAAGGCCGCGGCCGCGTTCAAGAAGGCCGTCGCCGGCTGA
- a CDS encoding alpha/beta fold hydrolase — protein sequence MIPPAASDRATAESTPGQEQHDAWAAAPVFRRYVGDAGAQVHLYECGSSEATPVVLLHRSGASAETWLAVGQLGSWDVRLLAPDLPGCGQSDALADVPADDEPGAVAAHLLGALRRTEHRPLLLVAEMDAICVAVEMARAEPASTTGVVLVAPSVTAGHAALEQLRLVDVPVWVAVGREAEPGLRSTTTEVPGARWLLLPGVGSDPVSESPDLVLDLVHGAVAEVARSADQSDRRYMTCVSSAACENPSLSR from the coding sequence GTGATCCCCCCCGCTGCCAGCGACCGTGCCACTGCTGAGTCCACTCCGGGCCAGGAGCAGCATGACGCCTGGGCTGCTGCGCCGGTCTTCCGCCGCTACGTCGGCGACGCCGGGGCGCAGGTGCACCTCTACGAGTGCGGCTCGTCCGAGGCGACGCCGGTGGTCCTGCTGCACCGCAGCGGCGCCAGCGCGGAGACGTGGCTCGCGGTCGGGCAGCTGGGTTCGTGGGACGTCCGCCTGCTGGCCCCCGACCTGCCGGGCTGCGGCCAGTCCGACGCGCTTGCCGATGTCCCCGCCGACGACGAGCCGGGGGCGGTGGCGGCCCACCTGCTGGGGGCGCTGCGCCGCACCGAGCACCGCCCGCTGCTGCTGGTGGCCGAGATGGACGCCATCTGCGTGGCGGTCGAGATGGCGCGGGCCGAGCCCGCCTCGACGACCGGCGTGGTCCTGGTCGCGCCCTCCGTCACGGCGGGGCACGCGGCGCTCGAGCAGCTGCGGCTCGTGGACGTGCCGGTCTGGGTCGCGGTCGGGCGGGAAGCCGAGCCGGGGCTGCGGTCCACGACGACCGAGGTACCGGGGGCCCGGTGGCTGCTGCTGCCGGGAGTGGGCTCGGACCCGGTCAGCGAGTCACCGGACCTGGTGCTCGACCTGGTGCACGGCGCGGTCGCCGAGGTGGCCCGCAGTGCGGATCAGAGCGACCGGCGGTACATGACGTGCGTGTCCTCGGCGGCGTGCGAGAACCCCAGCTTGTCGCGGTAG
- a CDS encoding DUF4235 domain-containing protein: protein MRHEERTSTSAKLLYRPIGLTSSIVAGIAAGQVFKQVWKRVSAGEGADAPRALESEYSMKEVLAAAAVQGAIFAVVKALVDRGGARAFQRATGEWPGD, encoded by the coding sequence ATGAGGCACGAGGAACGCACCAGCACGTCGGCCAAGCTGCTCTACCGCCCGATCGGGCTGACCAGCTCGATCGTGGCCGGCATCGCTGCGGGGCAGGTGTTCAAGCAGGTGTGGAAGCGGGTCAGCGCCGGCGAGGGAGCCGACGCGCCGAGGGCCCTGGAGTCGGAGTACTCGATGAAGGAGGTCCTCGCCGCGGCCGCCGTGCAGGGCGCGATCTTCGCCGTGGTCAAGGCGCTGGTCGACCGCGGGGGTGCCCGGGCGTTCCAGCGCGCCACGGGTGAGTGGCCCGGGGACTGA
- a CDS encoding Hsp20/alpha crystallin family protein — MLLRTTDPFRDLDRLTQQLLGTTNRPVTMAMDAWRQGDQFIIELDLPGVNRDSIDLDVERNVLTVRAERVSPNGDWERLASERPTGAFSRQLVLGDNLDLERIEATYDDGVLRLLVPVAEKAKPRKIQVGSTSPERETQAIES; from the coding sequence ATGCTGCTGCGCACCACCGACCCCTTCCGCGACCTCGACCGCCTCACCCAGCAGCTGCTGGGCACCACCAACCGGCCCGTCACCATGGCGATGGACGCCTGGCGCCAGGGCGACCAGTTCATCATCGAGCTGGACCTGCCCGGCGTGAACCGCGACAGCATCGACCTCGACGTCGAGCGCAACGTCCTCACCGTGCGGGCCGAGCGCGTGAGCCCCAACGGCGACTGGGAGCGACTCGCCTCCGAGCGGCCGACCGGCGCCTTCAGCCGCCAGCTCGTGCTCGGCGACAACCTCGACCTCGAGCGCATCGAGGCGACGTACGACGACGGCGTGCTGCGCCTGCTCGTGCCGGTCGCCGAGAAGGCCAAGCCCCGCAAGATCCAGGTCGGCTCCACCTCGCCCGAGCGCGAGACCCAGGCGATCGAGAGCTGA